From Arachis hypogaea cultivar Tifrunner chromosome 3, arahy.Tifrunner.gnm2.J5K5, whole genome shotgun sequence:
ACAATTTTTTGTAGAAAATTTCATTTTCCAACTCGAAAAATTCTACTGAATTCAAATCTcgcctctaaattttaaaattaagacttCTAAATTTTTGACCCATTTTTTGGcaattcatttattattattttgcgtTATTTATTTCTGGTacttacattctccccaccaaattagaaattttgtccccaaaatttaGTGATTACCTGAGAATAACTCCAGATAATCCTTTCGCATTTCTAAATCTAACTCCCTAGTGTGCTCTTCCACTCCAGCTCTCTTCCAAGCCACCTTGACCAACAGAACTTCTTTTCTATGCAGCTTCTTCATACTAGTGTCATCAATTCTCACTTGTGTAACTTGAAACGTCAAGTTTTCCTTCAACTCAACCGACTCGGGCTCTAACACATGAGCCGTATCTGATGTGTACTTATGGAGTTGTGAGACATGGAATACATCATGCAGGTTAGACAAACGCGGCAGCAAAAAAACTTGATATACTACGACTCAACTCGTCTTAAGACCTCAAAAGGTCCAATGAACCTCGAATTCAACTTCTTAGTTCTAATTGCTCTTCCAATCCTGGTTGTTGGAGTAACCTTTAGAAATACGTGCTCACCCACTTCAAATTTTAACAATTTCCTTCTCTAATCTGCATACCTCTTCTGTCGGCTCTGTGCAGTTAAGATTCTGGCCATAATCTGTTTGATCTTCTTAGTGGTCTTTGCTACCAAATCCAGCCCTAACATACTTGCTTCACCGGCTTCATACCAACACAGTGGAGACTGACACTTCCGTCCATACAAAGCCttatacggagccattccaatgctcgcataaaaattattgttgtacgcaaactccaccaatggtaTGTAACGATCCCAACTTCCCAGTTGATCTAACACACACGCCCTTAGCATATCTTCCAACGTCTGAATAGTCCTTTCTAACTATTCATCCATTTGCAAATGATACATTGTGCTGAGACATAGTTTCATACCGAAAgctctttggaaagctccccaaaaccttgaattGAATCAGGGATCACGGTCCAACACTGTGCTTAATAAAACCGCATCCAATCTCACCACCTCTTTAATATACAACCTCGCTAACTCCTCTAATGAGTAGTTCATCCGTATTGGCAAAAAGTGAGCGGACTTGGTCAATCaatccacgatcacccaaaccgcATCAAAACTGCTCTTGTCCTTGGTAATCCTGACGTGAAGTTCATCGCAATTCCTTTCCACTTCtactgaggaatctcaagtggcTGAAGCATTTTTAATGGTCTCTGGTGCTCTATCCTCACCTTCTGACACGTCAGACACTTAGACACAAGTGTAGCTACATCATCCTTCATCCCaggccaccaaaacatcttctTCAAATCATAATACATCTCTGTACTTTCTAGATGAATAGAGAATCCACTGTTATACGTCTCCTTCAAGATATCTTGCCACAAATTTCCAACATTTGGCATGCAAATCCACCCCTTGTACCTCTATATTTCATCTCTGTCCCACAAAACTTCCCATCTCAATTGTCGGCAACACCTTCTGTAATTCTTGATCGTCTTGTTGAGGCCTTGAAGTCACTAGAGATCTGTAGTTGGTTCAAGCATACACTTCCATCAAATTCTTCGACACTCGGTCTCAAATCCTCAAACTTGCTCACCAACTCTTCTTCCTTAATCATTATCCAAGCGATAGTCAATGACTTCCTGCTCAAGGCATCTGCTACAATGTTAGCCTTCCCGAGGTGATAACTCAGTTCATAATCATAATCCTTTAGTAGCTCCATCCACCTTTTTTGACGCATATTGAGCTCTTTCAAATCAAAGATGTAATTGAGACTCTTGTGATCAGAAAAAACACTAAACCTCACTCCGTACAAgtagtgcctccaaatttttactGCGAACATGACTGCCAtcaattccaagtcatgagttgggtaattCACCTCATGTGGTCTTAACTGACGTGAAGCATAAGCTATTACATTCCGGTGTTGCATTAACACACAACCCAAACCCTTTAACGATGTGTCACAGTAAACCTCAAACAGTTCGTGTGGTTCAGGTAGAATTAAGACTGGTGCTGAagtcaacttttcttttaaattctggaaacttttctcacatttagacGTCCACACAAACGGTGTCTCTTTCCTTGTTAACTTAGCCATCGGTAACGCGATTTGTGAAAATCCGTGAATGAATCTTCTGTAATATCTGGCTCACCCCAAGAAACTCCTAACCTCAGTCACTAACATCAGTCTCTCCCATTCCATTACCACCTTAACCTTTGAAGGATCCACCCCTATCCCTCCTTTACTTACAACGTGACCTAAGAATTTCACCTCCTCCTTTCACAACTCACACTTGGACAATTTCACATACAATTTTTGCTCTTTCAGGATTTGCAACACAATCCACATGTGCTCTTCATGCTCTTCCACCGTCTTTGAGTAAACCAAAATGTCATCTATGAATAACATAAAGCTTACAAAGCCAGTGAGAATCTCAGGGACACTTTTGAGAAGGAAGCTGAAGATCTCACCATGGATCCCAATGCTAATGTTGAGAATCCGTATGGTAATGAGCAGCCTAAAAAGAtgcttggctcatacactgctCCCACCCCTGATTTCTATGGGAATAGTATTGTGGCAACCCATGTaggtgcaaacaactttgagctaaagacACAGTTGATCACTCTGGTGTAACAAAACTGTCAGTTTTgtggacttccacaggaagacCCAAATTTGTTCATCTCTaatttcttgcagatctgtgatactataaagactaatggagtgaatCCAGATGTCTATAAACTGATGCTCTTTCCATTTTTTGTAAGGGATAGAGCAAAGTAGTGACTTGATACTTAGCCCAAGGAGAGCTTGGACACCTAGGACAAGGTGGTCAACAAGTTCCTGAATAAGTTCTTCCTTCCTCAAAAGCTGACTACACTGAGGACAGATGTTCAGACTTTCAAGCAGaaagatggtgagtccctctatgaagcctgggagagatacaagccaATGATCAAGAGGTGCCCTCCTGACATGTTCTCAGACTGGATTAGGCTGCAGATCTTCTATGATGGACTCTTAGAGATGGCTAGAATGTCTCTGGATAATTCTGTAGGTTACTCTCTGCATATGAAGAAGATCCCTGAAGAGGCTAATAAGTTGATTGAGATGGTTGTCAACAACCAATACCAATACACTTATGAGAGGAATCTTGTGAAGAAAGGAGTCATGGAGATGGATACCTtggatgctattcttgctcagaacaaggccATGTATCAACAGATTAGCATGATTACTCGGCACTTGAGTAGGATGCAAGTCTCAGCTGTTAATACTCAAGATGCATTTTATGACATGAGTAGTGGCCTGAACTAAAGGAAGACTTATGGTTATGCTCAATCCTCTCCTGAACAggttaactatgtgggaaatTCCTCTAGAAATTCAAATAATGATCTTTATTCTAACACATTtaatcagggatggaggaatcacccaaatttaggGTGGAAGAAGCAACCC
This genomic window contains:
- the LOC140183481 gene encoding uncharacterized protein, whose translation is MAPYKALYGRKCQSPLCWYEAGEASMLGLDLVAKTTKKIKQIMARILTAQSRQKRIGRAIRTKKLNSRFIGPFEYTSDTAHVLEPESVELKENLTFQVTQVRIDDTSMKKLHRKEVLLVKVAWKRAGVEEHTRELDLEMRKDYLELFSGIDVSDIGVYSLIFGDLESGVGDLKLVEIKFGKSVHIGNQSKYSFSSLYDVYEGLNCANC